Proteins encoded together in one Tripterygium wilfordii isolate XIE 37 chromosome 14, ASM1340144v1, whole genome shotgun sequence window:
- the LOC120014811 gene encoding B3 domain-containing protein Os11g0197600-like isoform X2, with protein sequence MMIGLLMNLRKLFCKVKTGMSSGWRRSEAGVVKGKETLKSNEKVKAFQRASAFQSENPYFMVVMQPSYVNPGGRLKIPVEFGRDHLPGKRRNDVRLCVPDGRTWSVEYLCSPPPPKSKRAFGDGWKEFMQENSLKIGDVCVFELINSSRITFKVFIFKVLEYPNIHLSLDHGCTLKMLEPEESLETTILPDFTGNHESGISELSDLETSNEAQTQL encoded by the exons ATGATGATTGGCTTGCTAATGAATCTTAGAAAACTGTTCTGCAAAGTGAAAACAGGGATGTCTAGTGGTTGGAGAAGGTCGGAAGCTGGTGTTGTTAAGGGGAAGGAGACATTGAAGTCCAACGAAAAGGTTAAAGCTTTCCAGAGAGCCAGTGCTTTTCAATCTGAAAATCCTTATTTCATGGTTGTGATGCAACCATCTTATGTTAATCCTGGAGGTAGATTG AAGATACCAGTAGAGTTTGGCAGAGACCATCTTCCTGGAAAAAGGCGCAATGATGTCCGCTTGTGTGTTCCTGATGGGAGAACTTGGTCTGTCGAATATCTCTGTTCTCCACCCCCACCAAAGTCGAAACGAGCATTTGGTGATGGCTGGAaggaatttatgcaagaaaatagtTTGAAAATTGGTGATGTTTGTGTCTTTGAGTTGATCAATTCCTCCAGAATCACATTTAAGGTTTTCATTTTCAAAGTTCTTGAATATCCAAATATTCATCTGTCTCTAG ACCATGGATGCACACTCAAAATGCTTGAGCCTGAAGAAAGCTTGGAGACAACTATTTTACCGGATTTTACTGGCAATCACGAAAGTGGGATCTCTGAATTGTCTGACCTAGAGACGAGCAATGAAGCACAAACCCAGCTGTAA
- the LOC120014810 gene encoding B3 domain-containing protein At3g18960-like gives MSSASRSGHDISKKGPCFMKIILQDTLQEGRLGVPRKFVREYGSSLPNLVFLRAPNGMVSKVELARSDGNVWFENGWREFAQYYSLERGHLLVFEHKGHGQFRVLIFNKSAIEINYHCHGTIDGDCEESAKQRTEDDFATKQRSRDRSRAKSPCLHKKRKNYPSSQIERAKHEPEEEGVGVAKSKRTLTSEKNVEAFQTSGSVQSENPHFKLVMQPSYVKGRINLFIPSVFAREYLTKKQGNVALCVCGGSTWSARYRHTGFGGQRYPRAVLADGWREFSCGNSLKVGDVCDFELINMFEITFKVHISRVDETDCTKKILRGRRRK, from the exons ATGAGTTCAGCCAGTCGAAGTGGCCATGATATCTCCAAGAAGGGACCCTGTTTCATGAAGATTATTCTTCAAGACACCCTTCAAGAAGGAAGGCTT GGGGTACCAAGAAAGTTCGTGAGAGAGTATGGAAGTAGTCTGCCGAACTTAGTGTTTCTTAGGGCCCCAAATGGTATGGTTTCGAAGGTAGAATTGGCAAGAAGCGATGGCAATGTTTGGTTTGAGAATGGTTGGAGGGAATTTGCACAGTATTATTCTCTAGAACGTGGCCATTTACTCGTCTTTGAACATAAAGGTCATGGCCAATTTCGTGTACTTATATTCAACAAGAGTGCAATAGAGATCAACTATCACTGCCATGGTACTATTGATGGAGACTGCGAAGAGTCTGCAAAACAAAGAACTGAAGATGACTTCGCTACGAAGCAGAGATCGAGAGACAGGTCACGTGCTAAATCTCCTTGTCTTCACAAGAAGAGGAAAAATTATCCATCTAGTCAAATAGAGAGGGCTAAACATGAACCGGAAGAAGAAGGAG TTGGGGTTGCTAAAAGTAAACGGACATTGACGTCTGAGAAAAATGTTGAAGCTTTTCAGACCTCTGGTTCTGTCCAATCTGAGAATCCTCATTTCAAGTTGGTAATGCAACCGAGTTATGTCAAAGGACGGATTAATTTG tTCATTCCATCAGTGTTTGCTAGGGAGTATCTCACGAAGAAGCAAGGTAATGTCGCCCTATGTGTGTGTGGTGGTAGTACTTGGTCTGCCCGATACCGTCACACTGGATTTGGAGGACAGCGATACCCAAGGGCAGTACTAGCTGATGGCTGGAGGGAATTTTCATGCGGCAACAGTTTAAAAGTTGGCGATGTTTGTGATTTTGAACTGATTAATATGTTTGAAATCACATTCAAGGTTCATATTTCGCGAGTTGATGAGACGG ACTGCACCAAAAAGATTTTAAGGGGAAGGCGCAGGAAGTAA